The DNA region ATTTCTCTTTTACACTTTCTTTAGCCTTTTCTTTTATACGTTCACATAATTCATTATCCTGTAACAGTGCTAACACATTATCCTTAAGACTTTCTACCAATCCATTTATCATTTTCATTCCATTTACTCTATGCTTTACTAATTCACTTAATCCACCAGTATCTGAAACTACAATTGGACATCCTGCTGCCATAGCTTCCAGAGCTACTATCCCAAAGGGTTCATATAGTGATGGAAATACTGCTATATTGGCAACTCTATATAATTTACTCTTAATTTCATTATTCATATATCCTGAAAATAAAATTTTATTTTCAAGCCCTATTTGTTTAACCTTATATTTTAATTCTTCCGTCATAGGTCCTGTTCCTGCTATTACAAATTTTGCTTTACTATATTCCGCTATTATTCGTGGTGCAGCATCTATTAATAGTTGAATTCCCTTTTCAAAAACATGTCTTCCTATAAAAAATATTATTTTTTCATCATCTAAAGCATAATTTCTTCTAAACTCTAAAGGATTAAATTCAAAATCAAACCCTTTTGAATCCACGCCATTAGGAACTACCCAAATTTTATCATCTGCTACTTTAAAGTTGCTTATAATTTGTTCCTTCATGTAATTGCTGCAAGATATAATCTTCCAAGATTCATATGTTAAAAGCCATTCTGTTGAAGAAATATATCTTTGCATATCTGTTCTTATCCCATTGTTTCTTCCTTCTTCAGTAGCATGTATAGTAGAAACCATAGGAATATTAAAAGACCACTTTAGTGCCTTTGCACTATAGGCTGAAAGCCAATCATGGGCATGAATTATATCTATTTTACCTATTTTCCTTATAATTCTAATACATTCTTCAATCATTGAAAAATTAAGCTGCATAATCCATTTTGTGAAATCTTCAGTATCTATTTTATATGGTGTAACTCTATGAACTATAATACCATCATCATTTTCCTCCACTGGTGACGTACCTTCCTCGCAGGTAATTACATGTATTTCATGACCTAATAAAGTTAGGGCCCTAGAAAGATTATGTACATGATTAGATAATCCTCCTATATTTTTAGGTGGATATTCCCAAGAAAGCATTACTATTCTCATCAAACAACTCTCCTTTTCAATGATTAAATTATTCAAGCTATAATTTTACTTTTAAACTTATTTATATTTAGGCACATTCAAATAAATAACTAGTCAGTATTCTAGTCTATTTTGAATCCTACTGCATCAACAGAGCCCTCAGATAGCCTCACTATCTTAGTTACTTGTTTCCATCTATGATTCATAATATACGTCGCATCTTTGACTTACTATTTATTTTCATATATCTTAATTGTATTGCTTTTCATATACCTTATAATACAATAATAAATCTTTATGATTACATTTACAAGTAATATAATAATTATAAAAATAAATTCCTTAAATTGCATATATTTCATATTTAGATTTATGCATAAATGCTGTATTATCTATATCATATTTATCATATCTACATCAACATTAGTATCCTTTTCATAGTCAATATCACTATATTCAAATCCGAACAATTTAAAAAAATCTCTTTGGAATTCTTTAATATTAGTTAAATTTGTAATGTTTTCTGTAGTTATCCTGTCCCA from Clostridium pasteurianum BC1 includes:
- a CDS encoding glycosyltransferase family 4 protein, which produces MRIVMLSWEYPPKNIGGLSNHVHNLSRALTLLGHEIHVITCEEGTSPVEENDDGIIVHRVTPYKIDTEDFTKWIMQLNFSMIEECIRIIRKIGKIDIIHAHDWLSAYSAKALKWSFNIPMVSTIHATEEGRNNGIRTDMQRYISSTEWLLTYESWKIISCSNYMKEQIISNFKVADDKIWVVPNGVDSKGFDFEFNPLEFRRNYALDDEKIIFFIGRHVFEKGIQLLIDAAPRIIAEYSKAKFVIAGTGPMTEELKYKVKQIGLENKILFSGYMNNEIKSKLYRVANIAVFPSLYEPFGIVALEAMAAGCPIVVSDTGGLSELVKHRVNGMKMINGLVESLKDNVLALLQDNELCERIKEKAKESVKEKYTWEEVAKLTTKMYTLVKSEALDTEWDVDKKVFTETNLSDTKKSKRVVSSRKTEIAKKKIQSSEETKPRRRSRKVTAANAATVSKIEDTSSEAKSKTRAASNAAKTKETLKITTRTKTASKNANESKPDGEASEAIKAASEIESAVSKVEDSAKTKIRKTRTRKPTAKSASTEKISVNSSDGEIESTKKPVKRTRRTKKTEE